The Symbiobacterium terraclitae genomic interval TCCCCACCGCCCGGTGCGGGTAGCGGGTGAGCTTCTCCAGGTACGTCCATGCCGTGTTCATGCAACCACTCCCTTCAGCGTGCGGACCCCATGAGTCCCTGCGCCGGCGCGCGGGCGATCTCCGTGGCCCGGCGGCTCGCGTTCAGCTTGGTGAGGATCGCGGTGAAGTGCGCCTTCACCGTGCGCTCCGTGATGAGGCGCTGCTCGGCGATCTCCCTGGCCCGGCGCCCAACGGCGGCCAGGCGGAGTACCTTCCTCCCGGTCCGAGAGCGGGGAGGCCGGCGGCTCCAGGCTGACGGGGGAGGCGCAGCGTGATGCAGGCGCTGGCAGCGACTTACACGGCAACTGCCCGACAGTTTCGCCGTGGTTGGATGGCACTCCTCTTTGCGCTGCTCCTGCCCGTCCTGACGGCCGCCTTCTTCGGCATGATCAGCGTTCGTTCACACCGTCCGCCGCAGTCAGATCGTGAGGCCATGGACCCGGCCGTGAGGATTGCCATCAGACCGCTGAAGTCTAAGACGTCCGCAGCCTTCGGGATCTGCGAGGCTGCACGCAGAACCCGGGTTCCATCGCGCAGGGGGCCCTTCCGCAACCCGAGGTATGCGCTATACTGTTTCCTAATAGCAACTCGCGAGGGAGCAGCAATCGATGCCTGTGAAAAACCGAGTGCAACTGATCACCTATCCGGACTCGCTGGGCGGCGACCTCAAGGCCTTGAACCACGTGCTTCAAACGCACCTCGCCGGCCTCTTCGGCGGCGGGGTGCACATCCTGCCCCCCTTCCCCTCCTCAGGCGACCGGGGGTTCGCCCCGCTGACCTACAGCGAGATCGAGCCCGCCTTCGGCACCTGGGACGACGTGCGGGCGATCGGCCGGCACCACGACATCCTCGTGGACGTGATGGTCAACCACATCTCCCAGCGGTCGCCCTACTTCCAGGACTTCCTGCGGCACGGCCGCGCGTCCCGGTGGGCCGACCTCTTCATCACGCTGGAGAAGATCTGGCCCGACGGCAGGCCCGTGCAGGCCGACATCGACCGGATGTTCCTCCGGCGGCCCCGGCCATACTCCACCTTCACCATCGCGGACACGGGCGAGCAGATCTCGGTCTGGACCACCTTCGGCAAGGAGGACCCCTCGGAGCAGATCGACCTCGACCTCCGCTCGCCGCTGACCTGGCAGCTGCTCCGGGACTGGTTCACGCGCTTCTCCGCCAACGGCGTGAAGATCGTGCGGCTCGACGCCGTGGGCTACGTGGTGAAGAAGCTGGGCACCAGCTGCTTCTTCGTCGAGCCCGAGATCTGGGACGTGCTGGACGAGATCAAGCGCCTGGCGGACTCCCTGGGCATCGCGCTCCTGCCGGAGGTGCACGCGCCCCTGCCGCTGCAGCGGAAGCTGGCCGAGCGCGGCTTCTGGGTCTATGACTTCGTCCTCCCCTTCACGGTGCTCTCCGCCCTGCTGACGGGCTCCGGGGAGCGGCTG includes:
- a CDS encoding helix-turn-helix domain-containing protein, translating into MSGSCRVSRCQRLHHAAPPPSAWSRRPPRSRTGRKVLRLAAVGRRAREIAEQRLITERTVKAHFTAILTKLNASRRATEIARAPAQGLMGSAR
- the gtfA gene encoding sucrose phosphorylase, which encodes MPVKNRVQLITYPDSLGGDLKALNHVLQTHLAGLFGGGVHILPPFPSSGDRGFAPLTYSEIEPAFGTWDDVRAIGRHHDILVDVMVNHISQRSPYFQDFLRHGRASRWADLFITLEKIWPDGRPVQADIDRMFLRRPRPYSTFTIADTGEQISVWTTFGKEDPSEQIDLDLRSPLTWQLLRDWFTRFSANGVKIVRLDAVGYVVKKLGTSCFFVEPEIWDVLDEIKRLADSLGIALLPEVHAPLPLQRKLAERGFWVYDFVLPFTVLSALLTGSGERLASYLKVCPHRQFTMLDCHDGIPVLPDLEGLIDLAEARQVVETCIARGSRVSRIVGDRHKGEGGFDVHQIGGTYYQVLGRDDDAYIAARAIQLFAPGVPQVYYVGLLAGENDEEAVLATGDYRAANRHNYTLAEIAEAVQKDVVQRLFRLIRFRNEYPAFGGEFWVLDAPAHEVRLQWAQGDRRCRLSVDLRAKSAEIDYVDDAGREVRWRA